In Kaistella sp. 97-N-M2, the sequence TAATTTTTATATGGATACGACTTTGGACGACGTTGAAAAAATTGAAAAGGAGCTGAAAGGCGAAGGCGAAAATCCTGTTCTATAATCTGTTTTAATAGTTTATTTTCTTTGAAAAACACGGCATTTTACATTGCAACGCGCTATCTGCTCGCCAAAAAAGGCAGCACGGCGGTCACTTTTATTACGTGGCTCGCGGCACTGGCGATGATGGTCGCGGTGACGGCGATGTTCATTATTATCTCCGTTTTTTCCGGTCTGGAAGATCTGAACCAAGATTTAATCGCGAATCTTCATGCCGATCTTACGATTGAAAGCAGACAAGGAAAAACACTTCCCAGCATCGATAAAGCCACGAAAATTTTACAATCCAATACCGACATTGAGCATTTTTCGAAAGTGATTCAGGAGAAAGTGTACATTAATTTTCGGGACAACGGCGATATTGCGAACCTCCGGGGCGTAGATTCCGCCTACATCTTTGTAAATCCCATCAATAAAAATATTTTTTACGGCACCTATCCGAGTTTTAAATTCTCCAACGAGGTGTTGATTGAAAACAAACTGGATAACCGTTTGGCCATTCCCGTGGGTGAATCTTCGGATTTTGCGGAACTCATGATGCCGAAGCCGGGCACCGGAATGATCAGTAAAGAAGCTGATATTTTCAATAAACGCGAGATTTTTGTGTCGGGCGTTTTTCCGGGCAACGATCAACTCGACAATACCATTATTTCACCCATTGAACTTACGCGCGAATTGCTGGATCTGCCCAAAGGCTCCGCCTATCAAGTGGTGATTAAATTGAAGGATGCGAATAAAACCGATCTTGTGAAAGCTGATCTTCAAAAAAAATGGGCAGCAAATACGACATCAAAACAAAATCAGAGGAAAATGCAGCTTTCTGGAAAATGATTAATACCGAGAAGCTTTTTATTTATCTTATTTTCGGTCTCGTAATTTTTATTACGACGTTTAATCTGGCCGGCGCTATTATTATTCTGCAGCTCGACAAAAAAGAGCAGGCAAAATCTTTGATTTCCCTGGGGATGAATTTAAAATCCCTGCGCAACATTTATTTCTACACGGGAATTTTAATCGTGGTCTTTGGTTTGGTGAGCGGGCTGGTGCTGGGCAGCGTGGTAAGCTATATTCAAATGGTTACGGGATTTTTCAAGGCAGGCGAAAATACCGATCTTCCCTTTCCGGTACGCATTCGGCTTATGAACTATTTAATTGTGGCGGCGACATCCGGAATTTTCGGCTTCGCGGTTTCCTGGTTTTTCTCCAAAATCAATAAATCATTTTTTAAGGTTCATTAATACGCTTGTTTTCTTCTTACTTCCCTAAAAAGATGCGTTCCCATTTCCCAGGGGGCTCGCAGCGGCTTCTTATAGCAAATAATATTTCTTTAAATTTTTCTTTTTGAAGATTACTAAACTGTCAAATCAATAATAAAATGCGGGCTCCTTTTGCGAAAAATCAGATTTAACATTAAAATAATCTGAATTTGACCATTGCCCTAAATTTTTATTTTACCTTTGCCCTCCAATAATATTTTTAGATCGAAATGAAAAAAATCACTACTCTTTTACTGGCTTTTGTGTTTTCCTTCGGACTTGCACAGGCGCCGGCCAATTACTACAACGGAACCGATGGACTAACAGGTGCTGCTTTAAAAACTAAGCTGGGCCAAATTATTACCGCTGGTGCTCAGGATCACGGCTACGGCGGCCTTTATGATGGCTACCCGACCACGGACCGGGATCATTTTTACGAAAATGACGGCTCGATATTAGATATTTATTCCGAAAATCCTACCGGAACAGATCCCTACAACTATCAACACGGCATTAAAAAATGCGGAAATTACAGCAATGAGGGCGACTGTTACAACAGGGAACACGTGGTTCCACAGAGTCTTTTTAACTCTAAGGCGCCTATGGTTTCGGATATTAATTTCATTCGTCCGACCGACGGAAAGGTGAATGGAATGCGAAGCAATTATCCCTTTGGTGCAGTTGCGAGTCCGTCATTTACGTCGAAAAACGGTACCAAAGTAGGACCCAGTTCTTCAGCAGGTTACGGCGGAACAGTTTGCGAGCCCATCGATGAATTTAAAGGCGACATCGCCCGAATGATTTTCTATTTTGTAACGCGGTATGAACCGCTACTTTCCACATTTTCTACCGGAAATATGTTGGGAGGCTCTAAATATCCGGGTTTACAGACGTGGGAACGCGATGTTTTGATGGCCTGGGCTACGCAGGATCCGGTGTCACCGACAGAAATTGAAAGAAATAATGCATCTTATGTTTTCCAGGGGAACAGAAACCCTTTCATCGATCACCCGGAATGGGTACAGCAGGTTTGGGGAACGCAGGTTGTTGATAATCAGGCACCTTCAACGCCAACAAATTTAGCAGTTCTTTCCACTTCTACGGCTTCGGCCAATTTAAGCTGGACCGCGTCTACCGACAATATCGGTGTTTCTTACTACAAAATTTATGTAAACGGAACCTTCCACAGCAATTCGCCTACCACTACCGCAACGGTGTCAGGATTGGCGCAGGGGACAACTTTTAATTTCTACGTCATCGCAGTTGATGCAGCCGGAAACATGTCACCTCAAAGTAACACAGCAAGCGGCACAACTTTAACGGATAACGAAAACCCTGGTGCTCCCACCAATTTGGCGGTACTTTCGGTTGGGACCAATAATATTGCCGTTCAATGGACTGCCGCGACAGACAATGTTGGGGTTGCTTCTTACGACATTTATGTGAATGGTGCTTTGCTGGGATCTACCAATGATACCACAACCAATATTGCGAATCTCGATCCGAGTACGTCTTACACTATTTATATTGTTGCGAAAGATGCGGCCGGAAATGTTTCGCCTCAAAGTAATTCCGTAACGGCAACAACACTGGCAATCGGCGTAAACTGTGGCGACGAAAATTTCGACTCTATCCCGGCAAGTGCGTCGATATATTCGACTTATAACTGGACAAGCAACGGAATTTCCTGGACTTCTGAAGATTCCCGTACGGACCAGACTTTGAATGGTAAAGCCATCACGATAAGAAACGGCTTCCTTACCGCCTTATCGGTTCCGAACGGAATTGGTGATCTAACCGTAACAACAAAACTCATATTCAATGGCACTGCGGGCACCTTGAAAATATTCATCAACGGTACCGATACAGGAAAAACGGTTCCGTACAGCAGCACAGCGACCACGACTACAGTTACCGGTCTTAATACAGAAGGAGTCGTAGAGATCAGTTTGGTGAACAGCAGCACGACAAACAGAGTAATCATCGACGACATGAAATGGACGTGTTATGCCTTGGCTGCTGTTAATGAAAGCGGTATCACCAAAAACGCCTTAACCATTTATCCAAACCCTGTGAAAAACGGACAGTTGAATGTGAAAGGTACAAACCTCTCAGAAGTTGCCATGGCACAGATCTTCGATTTCACCGGAAAATTGGTTCAAACGGTTGCTCAGCCTTTTAAAAATTCCACTCAAATTGTTTTAAAAAACTTACCGAAAGGAATCTATATTTTGAAAGCAGGGTCCAGTACCGCTAAATTTATTGTTGATTAAATTTAAATGATAAATAAATATCTTAAAAGACCAGTTATCTACTGGTCTTTTTTTATTTTTGAAAAATGGAAGACGCACGAAAACTCGGACTCATAGGCAAAAACATCTCTTACTCTTTTTCTAAAAAATATTTCGAGGATAAATTTCAGCGCTTAATGCTGCGAAATCATTCTTACGATCTGTACGATTTGGCGGAAATATCTGAGGTTGTGCGTGTTTTCGAAGATCCGGATCTGATTGGTTTGAATGTAACCATTCCCTACAAAGAAAAAATTCTTCCCTATTTAGATGAGTTAAGCGACGAAGCCGAAAAAATTGGCGCCGTGAATTGTATCCTGATCAAAGACAACCTCAAAAAAGGTTTTAATACAGACGTTTTTGGTTTTGAAAAAACACTGCTTATTCACCGCAAAGAAGGTCATGATTCTGCTTTGATCTTAGGAAATGGCGGCGCGGCAAAAGCAGTACAATATGTTTTAGCAAAAAACAACATTCCGTACAAAACGGTCTCACGAAATTCCGATTTGAATTTTGAAAATATCACCCCGAAATTAGTGTCCGAAAACCCGCTTATCATTCAGTGTACGCCCGTGGGAACATTTCCTAATGTGCAGGATTGTCTGGATTTTCCTTTTGAGGGAATAACGGAAAAGCATCTTGTTATCGATCTTATTTACAACCCAACCTATACCGAATTTATTAAAAAAGCCGCAGCGAAGGATGCCAAAACGGTGAACGGTTTCTATATGCTTGAGCAGCAGGCAGAAAAAAATTGGGAAATTTGGAATTTTAAATAAAAAAAAGTTAATTTAGTGCTCTGTTTGCCGCTAAAAACGCAGAACTCAATTCGCGCCTTCTAATTCTAATAAAACGTTTGCTATGATTACAGAAGATTCAATCTCTGACCAGCCTGAAAAGAAACCCCGTACTGAAGAGGTTTCCCCTGAAAATAATTCCGACGAATCCACACAAACCAGTACGGAACATTCGACGGACGTGTTCCCTTCAGATCCTGCTCCGGCGAAAGTTGCGGACGAAAATTCTGATGAACTAACTGCAGAAAACAAAACTTCTGAAAACACAACATCAGCTCCGGAAGAAAATTCGTCTGAACCTGAAATTCCTTCTGAGGATGATCAGGCGGAGGTTTTGCAGGAAAAACCGGAGCATCAGGTAGACGTCGATACGCAGAAATCCGTTGGAATACCACCCGAAGAAAAGGTGCTCTCTGAAATAGATCCCGAAAAGGCAGACCACGGCGAACCTGAAGCAGCGCAAACTGAAGATTCCGAAATGGACGAGTCCTCCAACTTATCTTTGCCGGAAGTTTTAAACGAAATGGAAAAACTCATCAACCAGGAGAACGCCGGCTCCCATTTCCGCACTTTCAACCAATTGAAAGAGCGCGCCAATCATTTGATCAGCGACGAAACGGAAGATCAGAAAAGCGAATTCGTCGCCGCCGGAAATTCGGAAGAGACTTTTAGTTTCCACCATCCGATGCAAGCCAAA encodes:
- a CDS encoding endonuclease, whose translation is MKKITTLLLAFVFSFGLAQAPANYYNGTDGLTGAALKTKLGQIITAGAQDHGYGGLYDGYPTTDRDHFYENDGSILDIYSENPTGTDPYNYQHGIKKCGNYSNEGDCYNREHVVPQSLFNSKAPMVSDINFIRPTDGKVNGMRSNYPFGAVASPSFTSKNGTKVGPSSSAGYGGTVCEPIDEFKGDIARMIFYFVTRYEPLLSTFSTGNMLGGSKYPGLQTWERDVLMAWATQDPVSPTEIERNNASYVFQGNRNPFIDHPEWVQQVWGTQVVDNQAPSTPTNLAVLSTSTASANLSWTASTDNIGVSYYKIYVNGTFHSNSPTTTATVSGLAQGTTFNFYVIAVDAAGNMSPQSNTASGTTLTDNENPGAPTNLAVLSVGTNNIAVQWTAATDNVGVASYDIYVNGALLGSTNDTTTNIANLDPSTSYTIYIVAKDAAGNVSPQSNSVTATTLAIGVNCGDENFDSIPASASIYSTYNWTSNGISWTSEDSRTDQTLNGKAITIRNGFLTALSVPNGIGDLTVTTKLIFNGTAGTLKIFINGTDTGKTVPYSSTATTTTVTGLNTEGVVEISLVNSSTTNRVIIDDMKWTCYALAAVNESGITKNALTIYPNPVKNGQLNVKGTNLSEVAMAQIFDFTGKLVQTVAQPFKNSTQIVLKNLPKGIYILKAGSSTAKFIVD
- a CDS encoding shikimate dehydrogenase — protein: MEDARKLGLIGKNISYSFSKKYFEDKFQRLMLRNHSYDLYDLAEISEVVRVFEDPDLIGLNVTIPYKEKILPYLDELSDEAEKIGAVNCILIKDNLKKGFNTDVFGFEKTLLIHRKEGHDSALILGNGGAAKAVQYVLAKNNIPYKTVSRNSDLNFENITPKLVSENPLIIQCTPVGTFPNVQDCLDFPFEGITEKHLVIDLIYNPTYTEFIKKAAAKDAKTVNGFYMLEQQAEKNWEIWNFK